A part of Eubacterium sp. AB3007 genomic DNA contains:
- a CDS encoding polysialyltransferase family glycosyltransferase yields the protein MKSFVVLSYYQLSHAVAMALDMEEKGNLYFSTVQSGVTAELLERIRATGVFNEVVEIDNLKLENPLTSKLKLLQNSSDKEIEHIGNRLFEKHIVPYCERVFSGADYQDDLYLYNDFQPYYYYIAGHFSHIIGVEDAYGVLEKQMNLINHTGIEAFHYGQYKSRFVGKYWPEMQWKNSAVKTVLSSVPLTEEAPAYLKEKVRVLDYYELVNRHPKEHREVLESIFGVVFPDFIPESSLILTQPLSANRYCTALDQFLFHRKLILEELEHSQVVYVKPHPADRTDYSVIDDERVIVLEKRFPVELLCDRNVEFRRVVSMMSTATGLLKAEKHVQFIDKLDADRQDIADKISEYIAEESVQLDLYVRVRECTPEVYVNVYLLCRKAKQIDYRIHVLLEGIPEEERQYFSFRYAEERVRQYLEEKALRGEPVLWEKEIRKIPKLKQELLTEIEIAAYEDGSDHALVRMMAETEGDFAFLMDAHNMGHLVRKDLLAVLRKEIVKSVKVFPGHTIAMGVRCELGTGASGTVIDNRLSNRLFHKAFLRQILESDPNAFDNFCLLSVGSETVGIFARNNLFVAEQDCALLREEEVSLQRRLQSCTTTDEVAAMIKAIQIWRDARNQPVSGLMQVLQESGLEQGLLAEGLCAAFANEIMAQKRERSRFLYKKELELRYCNEEVMKTIPQRVAECGKESRSIAEKIKRRIKKK from the coding sequence ATGAAAAGTTTCGTAGTATTATCATACTACCAATTATCACACGCGGTAGCGATGGCGCTGGACATGGAAGAGAAGGGGAATCTGTATTTCTCGACGGTCCAGTCTGGGGTCACGGCTGAACTTTTGGAGAGGATCCGGGCTACCGGTGTTTTTAATGAAGTCGTTGAGATCGATAACCTGAAGCTGGAGAATCCCCTGACAAGTAAATTAAAGCTGCTTCAGAATAGTTCAGATAAGGAGATCGAACATATAGGGAATCGCTTGTTTGAGAAGCATATTGTGCCGTACTGTGAGCGTGTTTTTTCGGGGGCGGATTATCAGGACGACCTGTATTTATATAACGATTTCCAGCCGTACTATTACTATATTGCAGGACATTTTTCGCACATTATCGGTGTTGAGGACGCGTACGGTGTGCTGGAGAAGCAGATGAATCTGATCAACCACACCGGCATAGAGGCCTTTCACTATGGACAATACAAAAGCCGGTTTGTGGGGAAATACTGGCCGGAAATGCAGTGGAAGAACAGTGCGGTCAAAACAGTACTCAGCAGTGTCCCACTTACGGAGGAGGCTCCCGCCTACCTGAAGGAAAAAGTCAGAGTGCTGGACTACTACGAACTTGTCAACAGGCACCCGAAAGAGCATCGCGAGGTATTGGAGTCTATTTTTGGGGTTGTTTTCCCGGATTTTATACCGGAATCCTCGCTGATCCTTACACAGCCGCTCAGTGCCAATCGGTATTGTACTGCGCTGGATCAGTTCCTGTTTCACAGAAAGCTCATTCTCGAAGAACTGGAGCACTCCCAGGTGGTGTACGTAAAGCCTCATCCGGCAGATCGGACCGATTATTCGGTTATCGATGATGAAAGAGTCATCGTGCTTGAAAAACGATTTCCTGTGGAACTTCTCTGTGATCGTAATGTGGAATTTCGCCGCGTGGTTTCGATGATGTCTACTGCAACGGGACTTCTGAAGGCAGAAAAACATGTCCAGTTCATAGACAAACTGGATGCGGACAGGCAAGATATCGCGGACAAGATTTCAGAGTATATTGCTGAAGAGAGCGTGCAGCTTGACCTGTATGTAAGGGTGAGAGAGTGCACACCGGAAGTCTACGTGAATGTCTATCTTCTGTGTAGGAAGGCCAAGCAGATCGATTACCGCATACACGTGCTGCTAGAGGGGATTCCGGAAGAAGAGCGTCAGTATTTTTCCTTCCGCTACGCCGAAGAGAGGGTACGGCAATACCTGGAAGAGAAAGCCCTGCGTGGAGAGCCGGTCCTTTGGGAGAAGGAGATTCGAAAGATCCCGAAGCTGAAGCAGGAACTGCTCACAGAGATAGAGATCGCTGCATACGAGGACGGCTCTGATCACGCGCTTGTGCGGATGATGGCAGAAACAGAAGGTGATTTTGCGTTCCTCATGGATGCGCACAATATGGGGCATCTGGTCAGAAAGGACCTGTTGGCGGTTCTCAGAAAAGAGATCGTGAAGTCTGTGAAAGTTTTCCCGGGACATACGATCGCCATGGGCGTTAGATGTGAGCTTGGTACGGGGGCGTCCGGAACTGTCATCGATAATCGGCTTTCCAACAGGCTTTTCCACAAGGCATTTCTGCGGCAAATCCTTGAAAGTGATCCGAATGCATTTGATAACTTTTGTCTGCTTTCGGTAGGGAGCGAGACTGTGGGTATATTCGCCCGAAACAATCTCTTTGTTGCAGAACAGGATTGCGCACTGTTGCGAGAGGAGGAAGTTTCCCTGCAGAGAAGACTCCAGTCCTGCACGACTACAGACGAAGTTGCTGCGATGATCAAGGCAATTCAGATATGGCGGGACGCCAGGAACCAACCAGTCTCCGGTCTGATGCAGGTATTGCAGGAGTCCGGATTGGAGCAAGGGCTGTTGGCCGAGGGTCTGTGTGCGGCTTTTGCCAACGAGATAATGGCACAAAAGCGCGAGAGATCCCGATTCTTGTACAAGAAGGAATTAGAGCTCAGATACTGTAATGAGGAAGTAATGAAGACTATTCCGCAGAGGGTTGCTGAGTGCGGCAAGGAATCCAGAAGCATTGCCGAAAAGATAAAGCGAAGAATAAAGAAAAAGTAA
- a CDS encoding glycerophosphodiester phosphodiesterase: MIYDSPANHIYSHRGASKEAEEHSFAEYDLAIEYGSKNIEQDVVLSKEGTLYVSHDESAERLTGDRKLYEDMRDSEIDRLRTRSGNHILKLSDVFDRYGERICYIIELKSGDMDTIRAFQRLVDRYGYQDHIVVQCYSAKALQALEHSYPNMPKLYLCEDQSAFERGCELSYVDILSVNKALCNDENCTLAHKNNKAFNVWILNTEDEIRMAIDLGEDTYFTDDTKLALSIENTYGEKKRDG, encoded by the coding sequence ATGATATATGATTCCCCTGCCAATCATATCTACTCCCATCGCGGAGCATCCAAGGAGGCGGAAGAGCATTCCTTTGCGGAGTACGATCTGGCGATAGAATACGGATCAAAGAATATCGAGCAGGACGTGGTTCTATCGAAGGAAGGGACACTGTACGTTTCCCATGACGAATCGGCAGAACGGCTTACTGGAGACCGCAAATTATATGAAGACATGCGGGATTCTGAGATCGACAGGCTCAGGACCAGAAGCGGAAATCATATTTTAAAATTGAGTGATGTGTTTGACCGATACGGAGAACGCATCTGCTACATCATCGAACTGAAGAGCGGTGATATGGATACGATAAGAGCATTCCAGCGCCTGGTGGATCGCTACGGATATCAGGATCACATTGTGGTACAGTGTTATTCGGCTAAGGCTCTGCAGGCACTGGAGCACAGTTATCCCAATATGCCAAAACTGTATCTGTGCGAAGATCAGTCTGCCTTTGAGAGAGGCTGTGAGCTTTCGTATGTGGATATACTCTCGGTTAACAAAGCTTTGTGCAATGATGAGAACTGCACACTTGCCCATAAAAACAACAAAGCGTTCAATGTGTGGATTCTCAATACGGAGGATGAGATACGCATGGCCATCGATCTGGGGGAAGATACATATTTCACCGACGACACAAAGTTGGCGCTTTCGATTGAGAATACCTATGGAGAAAAGAAAAGAGATGGATGA